Proteins from a genomic interval of Toxotes jaculatrix isolate fToxJac2 chromosome 5, fToxJac2.pri, whole genome shotgun sequence:
- the LOC121182045 gene encoding synaptotagmin-7-like yields the protein MVTEGVKAGRWQTIQGHMQSGGLRPSNFGDPVLSYASTLEHVPSGPARPRTLLRQQSLQQPLIHPSGPGLGHPPTTSQSLGQLHTAPGQPGGGGGAGRGEGGGSGGEGGGAGTRGGPRGARGSPAGAGASRYRGGGAGGRSRANPGSWDYMMDQIRNRGLDVKSFLEGKLVVLALAIGVAEQDDFANIPDLQETAQAPPPANQEPPPEKRGNKPANSPKGQPPDADGHSSVTDLANSLTGDMVMLSPGSEDDDGEGPISEKLGRIQFSIGYSFQNTTLTVKVLRGQELPAKDFSGTSDPFVKIYLLPDKKHKLETKVKRKNLNPHWNETFLFEGFPYEKVRERTLYLQVLDYDRFSRNDPIGEVSIPLNKVELGQIKTFWKELKPCSDGSGRRGDLLVSLCYNPTANTITVNIIKARNLKAMDIGGTSDPYVKVWLMHKDKRVEKKKTVVMKRCLNPIFNESFPFDVPAHVLRETTIIITVMDKDRLSRNDVIGKIYLSWKSGPAEVKHWKDMLARPRTNVAQWHALKA from the exons ATGGTGACAGAGGGAGTGAAGGCCGGGAGGTGGCAGACCATCCAGGGCCACATGCAGTCTGGAGGACTGAGACCCAGCAA CTTTGGGGATCCAGTCTTATCCTATGCATCCACTTTGGAGCACGTCCCCTCTGGGCCGGCCCGGCCTCGGACACTGCTGCGCCAGCAGAGTCTTCAGCAGCCTCTCATCCACCCATCAGGCCCTGGTCTTGGCCATCCTCCCACCACATCCCAGAGCTTGGGACAATTGCACACTGCACCTGGACAGCCTGGGGGAGGCGGGGGTgctgggagaggagagggaggtggaagCGGTGGTGAGGGTGGGGGTGCAGGTACACGAGGTGGTCCCCGGGGTGCACGGGGCAGCCCAGCAGGAGCAGGTGCCTCTCGCTATAGgggaggtggagcaggaggcCGCTCACGTGCCAATCCTGGCAGCTGGGATTACATGATGGACCAGATCCGGAATCGTGGCCTGGATGTCAAGTCTTTCCT TGAAGGGAAGCTGGTGGTCCTGGCTTTGGCCATAGGTGTGGCCGAGCAAGATGACTTTGCCAATATCCCTGACCTGCAAGAAACAGCGCAGGCACCACCACCAGCCAATCAGGAACCCCCTCCTGAGAAGAG GGGCAACAAGCCAGCTAACAGCCCCAAGGGCCAACCCCCTGATGCTGACGGTCACTCCTCTGTAACTGACCTGGCCAACTCTCTCACCGGAGATATGGTGATG CTGTCTCCAGGTTCGGAGGATGATGACGGTGAAGGGCCTATCAGTGAGAAGCTAGGCCGGATCCAGTTCAGCATAGGTTACAGCTTCCAGAACACGACTCTCACCGTCAAAGTTCTCAGGGGCCAGGAACTCCCGGCCAAGGACTTCTCCGGCACCTCTGACCCCTTCGTCAAGATCTACCTGCTGCCCGACAAGAAGCACAAGCTGGAAACCAAGGTTAAGAGGAAGAACCTCAACCCCCACTGGAATGAAACTTTCCTCTTTGAAG GTTTTCCTTATGAGAAGGTGAGAGAGCGCACTCTTTACCTTCAGGTGTTGGACTACGATCGCTTCAGCAGGAATGACCCCATTGGAGAGGTTTCAATCCCCCTTAACAAGGTGGAACTGGGCCAGATAAAGACCTTCTGGAAGGAGCTCAAGCCCTGCAGTGATGGCAGT gGGAGACGAGGAGACCTACTGGTGTCTCTCTGCTATAATCCCACTGCCAACACCATCACTGTGAACATCATCAAAGCGCGCAATCTCAAAGCCATGGATATCGGGGGCACCTCAG ATCCGTATGTAAAGGTGTGGCTGATGCACAAGGACAAGCGtgtagagaagaagaagacagtggTGATGAAGCGCTGTCTGAACCCCATCTTCAACGAGTCCTTCCCCTTTGACGTTCCGGCCCATGTGCTGAGGGagaccaccatcatcatcaccgtcATGGACAAGGACAGGCTTAGCCGCAACGACGTTATCGGCAAG aTCTACCTATCGTGGAAGAGTGGACCAGCGGAGGTGAAGCACTGGAAAGACATGCTCGCTCGGCCGCGTACTAACGTCGCCCAGTGGCACGCTCTCAAGGCCTGA